One segment of Variovorax sp. V93 DNA contains the following:
- a CDS encoding high-potential iron-sulfur protein encodes MTDRNSEGGRGASRREFVGRAAGGACLLAALPVRVLAAPPRAEESDETAVQLGYRHDTKSVDKKKYPRHAATQECVNCAMWQGTPSDAWAGCAMFGRKQIAAKGWCQAWAPKPA; translated from the coding sequence ATGACGGATCGCAACAGCGAAGGAGGCCGCGGCGCCTCCCGCCGGGAGTTCGTCGGCCGCGCGGCCGGCGGCGCCTGCCTGCTGGCGGCGCTGCCGGTGCGCGTGCTGGCCGCGCCGCCGCGCGCCGAGGAAAGCGACGAGACGGCCGTGCAGCTGGGCTACAGGCACGACACGAAGAGCGTCGACAAGAAGAAGTACCCGCGCCACGCGGCCACGCAGGAGTGCGTGAACTGCGCCATGTGGCAGGGCACGCCCTCCGATGCCTGGGCGGGCTGCGCGATGTTCGGCCGCAAGCAGATCGCGGCCAAGGGCTGGTGCCAGGCCTGGGCGCCCAAGCCCGCCTGA
- a CDS encoding FAD:protein FMN transferase has translation MKRRQLLRLSLGLGALAGGTALAPAVTALHWGRRDLLGFGTALSLQAGHEREAVVERALDEGVALLRRIEAQMSLFDPASALSRLNREGRLASPPQELLAVLRIAHEVSRESRGAFDITVQPLWEAFAAAQREGRLPDAQEVAAARARVDWRALDVRHRLVRFDARGMAVTLNGIAQGFAADRVREALAACGIRHALVDAGEFAPLGLRGGTQAWSLGIADPQAESALIARLLADGRCVATSADSQTFFSPDRRHHHIVDPHTGYSPPALSAVTVAAPSGALADALTKVFFVAGPAQARQVARQWQVDALWVDKAGRWEATPGLRIEPAARRPMP, from the coding sequence ATGAAGCGGCGCCAGCTGCTGCGCCTGTCGCTCGGCCTGGGCGCGCTGGCCGGCGGCACGGCCCTGGCGCCGGCCGTCACCGCGCTGCACTGGGGCCGGCGCGACCTGCTGGGCTTCGGCACCGCGCTGAGCCTGCAGGCCGGGCACGAACGCGAGGCGGTCGTGGAACGCGCGCTCGACGAGGGCGTGGCGCTGCTGCGCCGCATCGAGGCGCAGATGAGCCTGTTCGATCCCGCCAGCGCGCTCTCGCGGCTGAACCGCGAGGGCCGGCTGGCCTCGCCGCCGCAGGAGTTGCTCGCGGTGCTGCGCATCGCGCACGAGGTCTCGCGCGAGAGCCGCGGCGCCTTCGACATCACGGTGCAGCCGCTGTGGGAGGCCTTCGCCGCCGCACAGCGCGAAGGCCGGCTGCCGGACGCGCAGGAAGTGGCGGCGGCGCGCGCACGGGTCGACTGGCGCGCACTCGACGTGCGGCACCGGCTGGTGCGCTTCGACGCGCGGGGCATGGCGGTGACGCTCAACGGCATCGCGCAGGGCTTTGCGGCGGACCGCGTGCGCGAGGCGCTGGCGGCGTGCGGCATCCGGCATGCGCTGGTCGATGCCGGCGAGTTCGCGCCGCTCGGGCTGCGCGGCGGCACGCAGGCCTGGTCGCTCGGCATTGCCGACCCGCAGGCCGAATCCGCGCTGATCGCACGGCTGCTGGCCGACGGGCGCTGCGTGGCCACCTCGGCCGACAGCCAGACCTTCTTCAGCCCCGACCGCCGGCACCACCACATCGTCGATCCGCACACGGGCTACTCGCCGCCGGCCCTGTCGGCCGTGACCGTCGCGGCGCCCAGCGGCGCGCTGGCCGACGCGCTCACCAAGGTGTTCTTCGTCGCCGGCCCCGCGCAGGCGCGGCAGGTCGCACGCCAATGGCAGGTCGATGCGCTGTGGGTCGACAAGGCCGGGCGGTGGGAGGCCACGCCCGGCCTGCGGATCGAGCCGGCCGCGCGGCGGCCGATGCCGTAG
- a CDS encoding 4Fe-4S binding protein, translating to MTGRRLLAAVLLMGTALAAQAGVMTRAALQRHFPPPWTVGEKDAQLPVWPIFKQDMTSPVLAGYVFESIDLAPLPGFSGTPINLLVALDAKGAFLDVRVLSHHEPVFLEGLGEGPLLRFAEQYKGLSLRQNLKIGSNANRGEQHGSANAYIDGVAKATASVRILHQSLLASALRVARARLGFAAGSDPALLARVRHDGFRPMDWEALLQAGLVQRVRLSRGQVERAFAGTGVDEADGTGAASGETFSELYLAYLNVPAVGRNLLSEAGWQHLLGRIDEGDHALLAIATGRYTFVGDNFVRGAVPDRLTLRQGELPLELRDLDLDDPLRLPAALRRADAKVFRVIGPAGLDPARPLDFALRVTREKGMLYGERVSRDFALPYRLPPDQVIAPQGEARGWLAVWQARAWELAVLAGALALLAVVLARPRWIVATPARLARFRTGYLVFTLVFIGWFAQGQLSIVHLTAAIQALAAGRSLAFLMYDPMSVALWAFVALTLVVWGRGTFCGWLCPFGALQELAAQLARRLGLGRRLRLHRDLDARLKRVKYAVLAVILVLAALSPAWTDRAVEIEPFKTAITLNFVRAWPFVAWAGGLVLLNLVLYKGFCRYLCPLGAGLKLLGQARLLKWIPRRAECGTPCQTCRHRCEYQAIKPDGAIVYGECFQCLDCVAIHDSPERCAPLIARGRQRVIPVRAAVATTVGRSAA from the coding sequence GTGACCGGGCGGCGCCTCCTGGCGGCGGTGCTGCTGATGGGCACGGCGCTGGCGGCGCAGGCGGGCGTGATGACGCGTGCCGCGCTGCAGCGGCATTTCCCGCCGCCGTGGACCGTGGGCGAGAAGGACGCGCAGCTGCCAGTCTGGCCGATCTTCAAGCAGGACATGACCAGCCCGGTGCTCGCGGGCTACGTCTTCGAGTCGATCGACTTGGCGCCACTCCCCGGCTTCTCGGGCACGCCGATCAACCTGCTGGTGGCGCTGGATGCGAAGGGCGCCTTCCTCGACGTGCGCGTGCTCTCGCACCACGAGCCGGTGTTCCTCGAGGGGCTGGGCGAGGGGCCGCTGCTGCGCTTCGCCGAGCAGTACAAGGGCCTGTCGCTGCGGCAGAACCTCAAGATCGGCTCCAACGCCAACCGTGGCGAGCAGCACGGCAGCGCCAACGCCTACATCGACGGGGTCGCGAAGGCCACCGCGTCGGTGCGCATCCTCCACCAGAGCCTGCTGGCGTCCGCGCTGCGGGTGGCGCGCGCGCGGCTCGGCTTTGCCGCCGGCAGCGACCCGGCCCTGTTGGCGCGCGTGCGGCACGACGGCTTCCGGCCGATGGACTGGGAGGCGCTGCTGCAGGCCGGGCTGGTGCAGCGCGTGCGGCTCTCGCGCGGCCAGGTGGAACGGGCCTTCGCAGGCACGGGTGTCGATGAGGCGGACGGCACCGGCGCGGCCTCCGGCGAGACCTTCAGCGAGCTGTACCTGGCCTACCTGAACGTCCCGGCCGTGGGCCGCAACCTGTTGTCGGAAGCGGGCTGGCAGCACCTGCTCGGCCGCATCGACGAAGGCGATCATGCGCTGCTGGCGATCGCCACCGGCCGCTACACCTTCGTGGGCGACAACTTCGTGCGCGGCGCGGTGCCGGACCGCCTGACGCTCCGGCAGGGCGAGCTGCCGCTGGAGCTGCGCGACCTCGACCTGGACGATCCGCTGCGGCTGCCGGCCGCGCTGCGGCGCGCCGATGCCAAGGTGTTCCGCGTCATCGGGCCGGCCGGCCTGGACCCGGCCCGGCCGCTGGACTTCGCGCTGCGCGTGACGCGCGAGAAGGGCATGCTCTATGGCGAGCGGGTGAGCCGCGACTTCGCCCTGCCCTACCGGCTGCCGCCCGACCAGGTGATCGCGCCGCAGGGCGAGGCCCGGGGCTGGCTGGCCGTGTGGCAGGCGCGCGCCTGGGAACTGGCGGTGCTCGCGGGCGCGCTGGCGCTGCTGGCGGTGGTGCTGGCGCGGCCGCGCTGGATCGTCGCCACGCCCGCGCGGCTGGCGCGATTTCGCACCGGCTACCTGGTCTTCACGCTGGTCTTCATCGGCTGGTTCGCGCAGGGCCAGCTCTCGATCGTCCACCTCACCGCCGCGATCCAGGCGCTGGCAGCCGGGCGCTCATTGGCTTTCCTGATGTACGACCCGATGAGCGTGGCCCTGTGGGCCTTCGTCGCGCTCACGCTGGTGGTCTGGGGACGCGGCACCTTCTGCGGCTGGCTCTGCCCCTTCGGCGCGCTGCAGGAGCTGGCGGCGCAGCTCGCGCGGCGCCTCGGCCTGGGCAGGCGCCTGCGGCTGCACCGCGACCTCGATGCGCGGCTCAAGCGGGTCAAGTACGCGGTGCTGGCCGTCATCCTCGTGCTGGCGGCGCTCTCGCCCGCCTGGACCGACCGGGCGGTGGAGATCGAGCCCTTCAAGACTGCGATCACGCTGAACTTCGTGCGCGCCTGGCCCTTCGTGGCCTGGGCGGGCGGCCTGGTGCTGCTGAACCTGGTGCTCTACAAGGGCTTCTGCCGCTACCTGTGCCCGCTCGGCGCGGGGCTCAAGCTGCTCGGGCAGGCGCGGCTGCTGAAGTGGATTCCGCGCCGCGCCGAATGCGGCACACCCTGCCAGACCTGCCGGCACCGCTGCGAGTACCAGGCGATCAAGCCCGACGGCGCGATCGTCTACGGCGAGTGCTTCCAGTGCCTGGACTGCGTGGCCATCCACGACAGCCCCGAGCGCTGCGCGCCGCTGATCGCGCGCGGGCGCCAGCGGGTGATCCCGGTGCGCGCGGCGGTCGCCACCACCGTCGGCCGGAGCGCGGCATGA
- the pqqB gene encoding pyrroloquinoline quinone biosynthesis protein PqqB produces MKVLVLGSGAGGGFPQWNCNCRLCAGQRQGVLDACARTQSSVAVSADGESWVLLNASPDIGQQIRSHPQLHPRRGLRDTPIKAVVLMDAQIDHVAGLLGLREGPRIDLYATPCVFEDLTTSFPVLGVLEHYCGTRWHMLAVAGTQTRVDFGVAGFPSLRFTAVAIPGKAPPYSPHRRGQAVGDNIALLIEDLQGGRRLFYAPGLAEIGPEELRWMHEADCLLLDGTFWTDDEMRHAGLGTRSASDMGHLPQTGTGPRAGMVDALRATPARRKVLTHINNSNPILDAASAQRQELERHGIEVAYDGMEISL; encoded by the coding sequence ATGAAAGTCCTGGTCCTCGGCTCCGGCGCGGGCGGCGGCTTTCCGCAATGGAACTGCAACTGTCGGCTGTGCGCGGGCCAGCGCCAAGGCGTGCTCGATGCCTGCGCGCGCACGCAAAGCTCCGTCGCCGTCTCCGCCGACGGCGAATCGTGGGTGCTGCTCAACGCCTCGCCAGACATCGGCCAGCAGATTCGCAGCCACCCCCAGCTGCATCCGCGCCGCGGCCTGCGCGACACGCCGATCAAGGCGGTGGTGCTGATGGACGCGCAGATCGACCACGTCGCCGGGCTGCTCGGGCTGCGCGAAGGGCCGCGCATCGACCTCTATGCCACGCCCTGCGTGTTCGAGGACCTGACCACCTCCTTCCCCGTGCTCGGCGTGCTGGAGCACTACTGCGGCACGCGCTGGCACATGCTGGCGGTGGCCGGCACGCAGACGCGCGTCGACTTCGGCGTGGCCGGCTTTCCCTCGCTGCGCTTCACCGCGGTGGCCATTCCCGGCAAGGCGCCGCCCTATTCGCCGCACCGCCGCGGACAGGCGGTGGGCGACAACATCGCGCTGCTGATCGAGGACCTGCAGGGCGGGCGGCGCCTCTTCTATGCGCCGGGCCTGGCCGAGATCGGTCCCGAGGAACTGCGCTGGATGCACGAGGCCGACTGCCTGCTGCTCGACGGCACCTTCTGGACCGACGACGAGATGCGCCACGCCGGCCTGGGCACCCGCAGCGCCAGCGACATGGGCCACCTGCCGCAGACCGGCACCGGCCCGCGCGCCGGCATGGTGGACGCGCTGCGGGCCACGCCGGCGCGGCGCAAGGTGCTGACCCACATCAACAACAGCAATCCGATCCTCGATGCCGCGAGCGCACAGCGCCAGGAGCTCGAGCGCCATGGCATCGAGGTGGCCTACGACGGCATGGAGATCTCGCTGTGA
- a CDS encoding sigma-54-dependent Fis family transcriptional regulator: MVDAFHAPASPPHGWTPPSALAVAPPRAGRSELIQQWHERCAALGLSRVERPDFDPLRRSDLAVARERNQRLFTHAAPVMEMLLEQIVDTDSMIVLADTTGTILHSVGDDRFLQRANKVALTPGVSWAEHSKGTNAIGTTLVEETPTVVHGGEHFIHANNFLTCSAAPIFDPRGEMLGVLDVTGDQRSYHQHTMGLVRMSARMIENQWLSDDYGNRLRLHFHGRAEFIGTLLEGIIVVGADGKILGANRSALDQLDMSIAALRMQSLPSLFGITASAVFDHFRAPLPTPMMLHAANGQQFHVSARFNGPQRAVVLDMPVTSVEARMSTPAHDTAAAAARPPCPSAQVPFSGLRYLDTGDAQIAATLQKVRRVINRDIPLLILGETGTGKELLARAVHQDSNRARQPFVAVNCASIPESLIEAELFGYEDGAFTGARRKGAVGRIVQANGGTLFLDEIGDMPLALQARLLRVLQERNVTPLGSLKSIPVDIAVIGATHRNLREMIDAGTFREDLYYRLNGLVVRLPALRERSDLDVVARRILLAECPQDTPGIEASVLALFKAYAWPGNLRQLANVLRTAAVMAAGESHIFEHHLSDDFLEDVRRARPQAATPAPAPAPSFAPDPAPMQTAYAAVAEQAPQAAQAAEPSPAADPSAPRTLGEAEIEMIRSALAAADGNISVASKRLGISRNTIYRKLRWNKAD, translated from the coding sequence ATGGTTGATGCCTTTCATGCCCCAGCCAGCCCTCCCCATGGCTGGACCCCGCCGTCGGCGCTGGCCGTCGCGCCTCCCCGAGCCGGCCGCAGCGAACTGATCCAGCAGTGGCACGAGCGCTGCGCCGCGCTGGGCCTGTCGCGCGTGGAGCGGCCGGACTTCGACCCGCTGCGGCGCAGCGACCTCGCGGTGGCGCGCGAGCGCAACCAGCGGCTGTTCACGCATGCGGCGCCGGTGATGGAGATGCTGCTCGAGCAGATCGTCGACACCGACAGCATGATCGTGCTGGCCGACACCACCGGCACCATCCTGCACTCCGTCGGCGACGACCGGTTCCTGCAGCGCGCCAACAAGGTGGCGCTCACGCCGGGCGTGAGCTGGGCCGAGCATTCCAAGGGCACGAACGCCATCGGCACCACGCTGGTCGAGGAGACGCCGACGGTCGTGCATGGCGGCGAGCACTTCATCCACGCCAACAACTTCCTCACCTGCTCGGCCGCACCGATCTTCGATCCGCGCGGCGAGATGCTGGGCGTGCTCGACGTGACGGGCGACCAGCGCTCCTACCACCAGCACACCATGGGCCTGGTGCGCATGTCGGCACGCATGATCGAGAACCAGTGGTTGTCGGACGACTACGGCAACCGCCTGCGGCTGCACTTCCATGGCCGCGCGGAGTTCATCGGCACGCTGCTCGAAGGGATCATCGTGGTGGGCGCGGACGGCAAGATCCTGGGCGCCAACCGCAGCGCGCTGGACCAGCTCGACATGAGCATTGCCGCGCTGCGCATGCAGAGCCTGCCGAGCCTGTTCGGCATCACGGCCTCGGCCGTGTTCGACCACTTCCGCGCGCCGCTGCCCACGCCGATGATGCTGCACGCGGCCAACGGGCAGCAGTTCCACGTCAGCGCCCGCTTCAACGGGCCGCAGCGCGCGGTGGTGCTGGACATGCCCGTGACCTCGGTGGAAGCGCGCATGTCCACGCCCGCCCACGATACCGCCGCCGCGGCCGCGCGGCCGCCCTGCCCGTCGGCGCAGGTCCCCTTCTCCGGCCTGCGCTACCTCGACACCGGCGACGCGCAGATCGCGGCCACGCTGCAGAAGGTGCGGCGCGTCATCAACCGCGACATTCCGCTGCTCATCCTCGGCGAGACCGGCACCGGCAAGGAGCTGCTCGCACGCGCCGTGCACCAGGACTCGAACCGCGCCCGGCAGCCCTTCGTGGCGGTCAATTGCGCGTCCATCCCCGAATCGCTGATCGAGGCCGAGCTGTTCGGCTACGAGGACGGCGCCTTCACCGGCGCGCGCCGCAAGGGCGCGGTCGGGCGCATCGTGCAGGCCAACGGCGGCACGCTGTTCCTGGACGAGATCGGCGACATGCCGCTGGCGCTGCAGGCGCGGCTGCTGCGGGTGCTGCAGGAGCGCAACGTCACGCCGCTGGGCAGCCTCAAGTCGATTCCGGTGGACATCGCGGTAATCGGCGCCACCCACCGCAACCTGCGCGAGATGATCGATGCGGGCACCTTCCGCGAAGACCTGTACTACCGCCTCAACGGCCTGGTGGTGCGGCTGCCCGCGCTGCGCGAGCGCAGCGACCTGGACGTGGTGGCGCGGCGCATCCTGCTGGCCGAATGCCCGCAAGACACGCCCGGGATCGAGGCCTCGGTTCTCGCGCTCTTCAAGGCCTATGCCTGGCCCGGCAACCTGCGCCAGCTGGCCAACGTGCTGCGCACCGCCGCCGTGATGGCCGCGGGCGAAAGCCACATCTTCGAGCACCACTTGTCGGACGACTTCCTGGAGGATGTGCGGCGCGCGCGCCCCCAGGCCGCAACACCGGCACCGGCACCGGCGCCCTCTTTCGCACCGGACCCCGCTCCGATGCAGACAGCCTACGCCGCCGTGGCCGAGCAAGCGCCGCAAGCCGCGCAAGCCGCCGAACCATCGCCCGCTGCCGACCCGAGCGCCCCGCGCACGCTCGGGGAAGCCGAGATCGAGATGATCCGCAGCGCCCTTGCGGCGGCCGACGGCAACATCTCGGTCGCCTCCAAGCGCCTGGGCATCAGCCGCAACACCATCTACCGCAAGCTGCGCTGGAACAAGGCCGACTGA
- the pedF gene encoding cytochrome c-550 PedF, whose translation MMNPDPRTLRPLARAVLAAAVLGMALSGAARAHGDVTPQAVDTSSLPKLGEQWRAENPFRGNSGAITIGTSAYNQNCARCHGIDAISGGIAPDLRKLDNDCASLKDAARKAACVKEIDDFFLTTVRRGRTRNGAVYMPPFEGTMNQEAIWSIKSYLETRRDKPM comes from the coding sequence ATGATGAATCCCGATCCACGAACCCTGCGGCCCCTGGCCCGCGCCGTGCTGGCCGCGGCAGTGCTGGGCATGGCCCTTTCCGGCGCTGCCCGGGCCCATGGCGACGTCACGCCGCAGGCCGTCGACACCTCTTCGCTGCCGAAGCTGGGCGAGCAGTGGCGCGCCGAGAACCCGTTCCGCGGCAACAGCGGGGCCATCACGATCGGCACCTCCGCCTACAACCAGAACTGCGCGCGCTGCCATGGCATCGACGCCATCTCCGGCGGCATCGCGCCCGACCTGCGCAAGCTCGACAACGATTGCGCCTCGCTCAAGGACGCCGCGCGCAAGGCGGCCTGCGTGAAGGAGATCGACGACTTCTTCCTCACCACCGTGCGGCGCGGCCGCACGCGCAACGGCGCCGTCTACATGCCGCCGTTCGAAGGAACCATGAACCAGGAGGCGATCTGGTCGATCAAGTCGTATCTGGAGACGCGGCGCGACAAGCCGATGTGA
- a CDS encoding substrate-binding periplasmic protein — MHTSPPSSSFPRLSRRACLQWAAAAGVAALAGTVRAGALDRIRARGTLSVAIYQDMPPFHVAGQGIDIELARALAGALDVKLSLLPFLADENMGDDLRNMVWRGHYLGFGPADALLHVPVDRPLMDETPQALIFAPYYRERVVLARRLDRLPQLDTLSALGDAKVAVSGKTLAGWLMIGADNGAYRDQLDTQPKDGAEAARALQRGEVAAAAGLASEIESVLRGDARFAIAPLPSPRIQRNGWAVGMAVKKDATDLAQALQASVNALVQSGRLRTMFEGGNVAWQAP, encoded by the coding sequence ATGCACACATCTCCTCCTTCTTCTTCTTTCCCGCGGCTCTCGCGCCGCGCCTGCCTGCAGTGGGCCGCGGCAGCCGGCGTGGCCGCGCTCGCCGGCACGGTACGCGCGGGCGCGCTCGACCGGATCCGCGCGCGGGGCACGCTGAGCGTGGCGATCTACCAGGACATGCCGCCGTTCCACGTGGCCGGCCAGGGCATCGACATCGAGCTGGCGCGCGCGCTGGCCGGCGCACTCGACGTGAAGCTCTCGCTGCTGCCCTTCCTGGCCGACGAGAACATGGGCGACGACCTGCGCAACATGGTGTGGCGCGGCCATTACCTGGGCTTCGGCCCGGCCGACGCGCTGCTGCACGTGCCGGTCGACCGCCCGCTGATGGACGAGACGCCGCAGGCGCTCATCTTCGCGCCGTACTACCGCGAGCGCGTGGTGCTCGCGCGGCGGCTCGACCGCCTGCCGCAGCTGGACACGCTCTCGGCGCTCGGCGATGCGAAGGTGGCCGTGTCCGGCAAGACGCTCGCGGGCTGGCTCATGATCGGCGCCGACAACGGCGCCTACCGCGACCAGCTCGACACCCAGCCCAAGGACGGCGCCGAGGCCGCGCGCGCCCTGCAGCGCGGCGAAGTGGCCGCGGCCGCGGGGCTCGCATCGGAGATCGAATCGGTGCTGCGCGGCGACGCGCGCTTTGCCATTGCGCCGCTGCCCTCGCCGCGCATCCAGCGCAACGGCTGGGCGGTGGGCATGGCAGTCAAGAAGGACGCAACCGACCTGGCGCAGGCGCTGCAGGCCAGCGTCAACGCACTGGTCCAGAGCGGGCGGCTGCGCACGATGTTCGAAGGAGGAAACGTCGCCTGGCAGGCGCCGTGA
- the acs gene encoding acetate--CoA ligase, translating into MSLPNPIESVLVENRVFPPDARASAGARISGMAAYEALCQEAEQDFEGFWSRLARENLSWTKPFSRTLDESNAPFYQWFGDGELNASANCLDRHIGTPVEHKTAIVFEADDGAVTRVSYKELLARVSQFANALKAAGIEKGDRVIIYMPMTIEGVVAMQACARIGATHSVVFGGFSAKALQERIIDAGAVAVITANYQLRGGKELPLKAIVDDGIALGGCESIQTVFVYERTPSAWRRVEGRDKTFAEALAGQSTEYAPVPVNAEHPLFILYTSGSTGKPKGVQHATGGYLLWARLTMDWTFDIRPEDIFWCTADIGWITGHTYVAYGPLAAGATQVVFEGIPTFPHAGRFWQMIERHQVSVFYTAPTAIRSLIKAAESDEKVHPKNWNLDSLRILGSVGEPINPEAWMWYHRHIGHEKCPIVDTFWQTETGGHIITPLPGATPLVPGSCTLPLPGIAAAIVDETGKDLPNGAGGMLVIKRPWPSMIRTIWNDPERFRKSYFPEEMGGTIYLAGDGAVRSEDRGYFRITGRIDDVLNVSGHRLGTMEIESALVSKTDLVAEAAVVGRPDDVTGEAVCAFVVLKRGRPTGEEARQIANELRAWVAKEIGPIAKPKDIRFGENLPKTRSGKIMRRLLRSIAKGEAITQDISTLENPAILEQLAQRN; encoded by the coding sequence ATGAGCCTGCCTAATCCCATCGAATCCGTCCTGGTCGAGAACCGCGTGTTCCCGCCCGACGCCCGTGCCAGCGCCGGCGCGCGCATCAGCGGCATGGCCGCCTACGAGGCCCTGTGCCAGGAGGCCGAGCAGGACTTCGAAGGCTTCTGGAGCCGCCTGGCGCGTGAGAACCTGAGCTGGACCAAGCCCTTCAGCCGCACCCTCGACGAATCCAACGCCCCCTTCTACCAATGGTTCGGCGACGGCGAACTCAACGCCAGCGCCAACTGCCTGGACCGCCACATCGGCACCCCCGTCGAGCACAAGACCGCCATCGTCTTCGAGGCCGACGACGGCGCCGTCACCCGCGTCAGCTACAAGGAACTGCTCGCGCGCGTGAGCCAGTTCGCCAATGCCCTGAAGGCCGCCGGCATCGAGAAGGGCGACCGCGTCATCATCTACATGCCCATGACCATCGAGGGCGTGGTCGCCATGCAGGCCTGCGCGCGCATCGGTGCCACCCACAGCGTCGTGTTCGGCGGCTTCTCCGCCAAGGCCCTGCAGGAGCGCATCATCGACGCCGGCGCCGTGGCCGTCATCACCGCCAACTACCAGCTGCGCGGCGGCAAGGAGCTGCCCCTGAAGGCCATCGTCGACGACGGCATCGCCCTGGGCGGCTGCGAATCCATCCAGACCGTCTTCGTCTACGAGCGCACCCCCAGCGCCTGGCGCCGCGTCGAGGGCCGCGACAAGACATTCGCCGAGGCGCTGGCCGGCCAGAGCACCGAGTACGCCCCCGTCCCCGTGAACGCCGAGCACCCGCTCTTCATCCTCTACACCTCCGGCTCCACCGGCAAGCCCAAGGGCGTGCAGCACGCCACCGGCGGCTACCTGCTGTGGGCCCGGCTCACCATGGACTGGACCTTCGACATCCGGCCCGAGGACATCTTCTGGTGCACCGCCGACATCGGCTGGATCACCGGCCACACCTACGTCGCCTACGGCCCGCTGGCCGCCGGCGCCACCCAGGTCGTGTTCGAGGGCATCCCCACCTTCCCGCACGCCGGGCGCTTCTGGCAGATGATCGAGCGCCACCAGGTCAGCGTCTTCTACACCGCCCCCACCGCCATCCGCTCGCTCATCAAGGCCGCCGAATCGGACGAGAAGGTGCACCCGAAGAACTGGAACCTGGACAGCCTGCGCATCCTCGGCTCGGTGGGCGAGCCCATCAACCCCGAGGCCTGGATGTGGTACCACCGCCATATCGGCCATGAGAAATGTCCGATCGTCGACACCTTCTGGCAGACCGAGACCGGCGGCCACATCATCACGCCCCTGCCGGGGGCCACGCCGCTGGTGCCGGGCTCATGCACCTTGCCGCTGCCGGGCATCGCGGCCGCGATCGTCGACGAGACCGGCAAGGACCTGCCCAACGGCGCCGGCGGCATGCTGGTCATCAAGCGGCCCTGGCCCTCGATGATCCGCACCATCTGGAACGACCCCGAGCGCTTCAGGAAGAGCTATTTCCCCGAGGAGATGGGCGGCACCATCTACCTGGCCGGCGACGGCGCGGTGCGCAGCGAAGACCGCGGCTACTTCCGCATCACCGGGCGCATCGACGACGTGCTCAACGTCTCGGGGCACCGCCTGGGCACGATGGAGATCGAATCGGCGCTGGTGTCCAAGACCGACCTGGTGGCCGAGGCGGCGGTGGTGGGGCGGCCCGACGACGTGACGGGCGAGGCGGTGTGCGCCTTCGTGGTGCTCAAGCGCGGCCGCCCGACCGGCGAAGAGGCCAGGCAGATCGCCAACGAGCTGCGCGCCTGGGTGGCCAAGGAGATCGGCCCCATTGCCAAGCCCAAGGACATCCGCTTCGGCGAGAACCTGCCCAAGACGCGCAGCGGCAAGATCATGCGGCGCCTGCTGCGCAGCATCGCCAAGGGCGAGGCCATCACGCAGGACATCTCGACGCTGGAAAATCCGGCGATTCTGGAACAGCTGGCGCAGAGGAACTGA